The genomic interval GACACGCCGCTCATCGGCTACATCGAGGAGGTGGTCGCCTCGGGGACCAGCGGGTCGGTCACCGCGCTGGCGAAGTCCGACACGGGCGCGACCCGGACGAGCATCGACACCTCGCTGGCAGCCGAGATCGGCGCCGGCCCCATCAAGAGCATGACGCGCGTGAAGTCGGGGAGCGTGAAGGGGGGGAAGGCTCGCCCCGTCGTCGACCTCGTCATCGGTATCGGGGGGCGACAGCACACCGTCACCGCGAGCGTCGAGGACCGGTCGCACATGGACTACCCGCTGTTGCTGGGCCGCGACATCCTCCAGCACTACCAGGTCGACGTCCGAAAGCGCGCCGACAGCGACTCCGGCGCGTCGGACGACGACGAAGAGATGCTGGAGGAGTAGCGCGGTTCGGAGAGAGCGGGTTCAGGACTCGTACTCTGCCCAGAGGAGTCGTGTCGCGTAGGACCGGTAGGGTCTCCAGTTCTCCGCGATCCGGTGCATCTCCTCTCTGCTCTCCGCCCCGTACAGGTTCTCTATCGCGCGTCGAACGGCGAGGTCCCCGATAGGAAACACGTCCTCACGCCCGAGCGGGAACAGGAGGAACATGCGAGCGGTCCACTCACCGATCCCCTTGATCTCGGTGAGGCGTTCGACGACCTCCTCGTCGGTGTAGTCCGCCAACCCCTCGCGGGTGAGGTCGTGCTCCTGGAACGCTCTGGCAGCGTTCTGGATGTAGTCGATCTTCCGCCGCGAGAGGCCCGCGTCGTGGAGTTCGTCTTCGTCTGCTGCGAGCACGGTCTCCGGCGTGACGTCGTGGTCGAGGACGTCGTAGAACCGCTCTCGCACTGCGGCGGCACTGGCGGTCGATAGCTGCTGGTTGTTTATCGATATCACCAGTCTCTCGAACTCGTCCCAGTCGGTTTCGCTGTACGGGTCGTGCTTCTCGACGAGCTTCGCCATCACCGGGTCCTCCCGGAGTACCTCCTCGAGCGTGCGTTCCGCGACCGTTTCTGCTCCCTGCCCGGCCCCCGTCTCCGACTGGTCGGTCATCAGTCCTCGTTCGGGTTCGAACACCGTGGATGCTGTGATAGCGGCGGTTCCGCCGAC from Halomarina salina carries:
- a CDS encoding DNA-3-methyladenine glycosylase family protein, yielding MAKLVEKHDPYSETDWDEFERLVISINNQQLSTASAAAVRERFYDVLDHDVTPETVLAADEDELHDAGLSRRKIDYIQNAARAFQEHDLTREGLADYTDEEVVERLTEIKGIGEWTARMFLLFPLGREDVFPIGDLAVRRAIENLYGAESREEMHRIAENWRPYRSYATRLLWAEYES